The DNA sequence TGCCCGGATAATCGAGGTCTCCTGTGGGAGCGAGCGCACTCCCACATTTGGCTTCGTTGCCTGGGTAAACGAGGTCTCCTGTGGGAGCGAGCTTGCTCGCGATAGGGCCACTGCGGTCCAGCGGAAACAACCCGGCAATCAGCGCCACCAGCATCGCCCCCTCCCGCTGATCCTCACGCAACCCCAACGACCGGCTCATTTCACCTCTCCCAGATCGAAGGCCATTGCAGCGGCCGGCTTCGACCCCACCCCATACCAGTCCAGCTTGCGGGTCAGCACCATGAACACGCCCAACAGGCCGAACAGCAACAGCGAGCCCATCAACAAGGCGTAGTCCTCTGCGCTCAACAAGCCGTAGAGCAAGCCGTACAACCCCGCCAGCCCCGCCGAAAACCCCAGGCCATGGCTCACGCTGCGCAGCACATGGCAGACATAAAAGCCGATCAGCAACACACAGGCACTGGCCGATACCAGGTACGCCAGGGCGAAGCCAATGTGCTCCGACAATGACAGCAGCAACAGGTAAAAGAACGCCAGCGCCACACCCACCAGCGCGTACTGGACCGGGTGCACCGCCAGGCTCTTGAGCACTTCGAAAAGGAAGAAACCGGCGAAGGTCAGGGCGATGAACAGCAGCGCATATTTGATCGCCCGGTCGCTCTTGAGGTACTGGTCCACCGGGTCGACGAAACTCACACCGAAGGCACGGCTGCGGAACGCTTCACAGCCATCGCTGGGCTCGCAGGCTTGCAGTGTTTCCAGGAGGTTGGTGGAGAAAAACGACGTCTGCCAGTCCGCACTGAAGCCCTGTTCATTGATGTCGCGTTTGATGGGCAGGAAATTGCCGATGAAGCTGGGGTGCGGCCAGTCGGCTGACAGATGCACTTTGGTGGACTTGCCCACCGGCAGAATCTGCAGCTCGCCCGTGCCTTGCAGGCGCAGGTCGAAACCGAAGGTCAGCTCAGGGCTGCCCTGGGCAGTGACCATCGGCAGCGGCACATGCACACCCTGCCCCAGCCAGCCGAGCCGCGAGCCAGGCAGGAAGTCGACGGTCTGCTGGTTGAGCGTCAGGGTCAGCGCGTTCTCAATGCCGCGGATGTCACTGATGCCCACGCTCAGGTACGGTTCGTCGAAGCGGTAATCGGCAAAGTCCTTGGTGGCGACACCGTAATGCTCAGGCACCTTGAAGCGGCCATCGATCCGGCTGTCGGCATGGAACAACCGCGCTTCGTAAATCCCCCGGGCACGGGTTTCGGTGCGGACCTGGCCATCGAGCTCGAATTCCTCTGGCAAGAAATACAACTCGCCACTTTGCTCGACGGTTTCCAAGAACCGCACACCGGTCTTCTCATTGGTATTCCAGACCTTCACGTTCTTGCGAAACGGCACCACGATCATCGGCCCGATGAGTTGCTGGCTGTGGCTGGAGCTGCGGGCGATGTCCTGCAACACCCCGTCGCGCAGCTCCTGGCGCTCGTCGATGAGGCCGTTGATCATCATCAGCGGGATCATCAGCAAGAGAATCAATAGGGCGATCATGCCCAGTTTTATGGCGAGGCTGCGGTTCATGTGGGGCTCTCCCTGTTCGAATGAGGGAGAGTCTGGGGTGGCTGTGTGCTCGGCTTATGGAGCGATTGTGGAGATTGTGTGGAGACTGCCCTCGTCGTGCTGGGCGCGAACGCCGGTATCCGCCACGTCCACGACCTGGAAAGCTTCGCGCAGGGAATCCTCCATCAGTTGCCAAGCCTCCTCGGCCGACTCGTCCGGCCCCAGGTGGGTGAACATATGGTCGCAACCTTCAAACATTCGCTGACGCACGGGCACGCCGGCCTGACGCAATTTCTCGGCGTAGGCCTCGCCCTCGCCGCGCAAGATATCGTACTGCGCAGTGATCACCGTGGCCGCCGGCATCCCCACCAGCGCATCGACCGGCGCCAGCAAGGGCGACGCCAACGGGTCGAGCGCCTGTACCGGATCGCTCAGGTAGCAGCGGGTGAAGAAGCGCATCAGGCCGACGCCGAGCAAGGGACGAGCAATGGTGGAAGTCTTCAGCGCCGGGTCCTGGGCCAGGTC is a window from the Pseudomonas brassicacearum genome containing:
- the creD gene encoding cell envelope integrity protein CreD → MNRSLAIKLGMIALLILLLMIPLMMINGLIDERQELRDGVLQDIARSSSHSQQLIGPMIVVPFRKNVKVWNTNEKTGVRFLETVEQSGELYFLPEEFELDGQVRTETRARGIYEARLFHADSRIDGRFKVPEHYGVATKDFADYRFDEPYLSVGISDIRGIENALTLTLNQQTVDFLPGSRLGWLGQGVHVPLPMVTAQGSPELTFGFDLRLQGTGELQILPVGKSTKVHLSADWPHPSFIGNFLPIKRDINEQGFSADWQTSFFSTNLLETLQACEPSDGCEAFRSRAFGVSFVDPVDQYLKSDRAIKYALLFIALTFAGFFLFEVLKSLAVHPVQYALVGVALAFFYLLLLSLSEHIGFALAYLVSASACVLLIGFYVCHVLRSVSHGLGFSAGLAGLYGLLYGLLSAEDYALLMGSLLLFGLLGVFMVLTRKLDWYGVGSKPAAAMAFDLGEVK